A window of Calliopsis andreniformis isolate RMS-2024a chromosome 3, iyCalAndr_principal, whole genome shotgun sequence contains these coding sequences:
- the Lztr1 gene encoding leucine zipper like transcription regulator 1 isoform X2, protein MKMDSMATAECLTLDFGPFETVHRWQRMPECDEFVGARRSKHTVVAYKDAIYVFGGDNGKRMLNDLLRFDVKEKSWGRAFATGAPPAPRYHHSAVVHDSSMFVFGGYTGDIHSNSNLTNKNDLFEYRFQTGQWTEWKFIGKTPVARSAHGAAVYDNKLWIFAGYDGNARLNDMWTISLLPGESRVWEEIVQSGDCPPTCCNFPVAVARESMFVFSGQSGAKITNSLFQFHFREKRWTRISTEHILRGAPPPPARRYGHTMVSFDRHLYVFGGAADSTLPNDLHCYDLDTQTWNIILPSADSQVPSGRLFHAAAVIGEAMFIFGGTVDNNVRSGETYRFQFSSYPKCTLHDDFGRLLSGRLFCDVEFIVGDAETKIPAHIAMVSARSQFLRALIRQAREKREKHLEDVFGTVDVPVKDLPLLEVRLKDAVPEAFEMVLNYIYTDRIDPTKRSDDGSSNRVEDPLSNRIVLLMMDVCRLAEQFNMVRLEQLCVHYLKATINHANVLEALHNATHLQLHIIKEFCLSFVVKESNYNQIVMSQEFESLDQPLMVEIIRRKLMPPTRSFSKQDDPGTGTTLEQDMEAFLKSVGREFCDITLMLDGVPIPAHKAILAARCSYFEGMFRSFMPENNTVNIQIGEMIPSSESFDSLLKYIYYADVSMPPEDSLYLFTAPVFYGFTNNRLQAFCKQNLEMNVTFENVIQILEAADRMQAVDMKKYALNLIVHHFTKVARLPRLKQLSRELLLDILEALADERSEARTCQDMTNDC, encoded by the exons atgaaaatgGATAGCATGGCCACTGCAGAATGTTTGACTCTTGATTTTGGACCTTTTGAAACTGTCCATCGTTGGCAGCGTATGCCAGAGTGTGATGAATTCGTTGGTGCCAG GCGTAGCAAACACACTGTTGTAGCATACAAAGATGCAATATATGTTTTTGGCGGTGATAATGGTAAAAGAATGTTGAATGATTTGTTGCGATTCGATGTAAAAGAGAAATCCTGGGGACGTGCATTTGCAACAGGAGCACCTCCTGCTCCACGTTACCATCACTCTGCAGTTGTGCATGACTCTTCTATGTTTGTATTTGGTGGTTACACCGGTGACATACATTCCAATTCGAATCTCACCAATAAGAATGATTTGTTCGAGTATCGATTTCAAACTGGTCAATGGACAGAATGGAAATTCATTGGGAA AACACCTGTAGCCAGATCTGCACATGGAGCTGCTGTGTATGACAACAAATTATGGATATTTGCTGGCTATGATGGCAATGCAAGATTGAATGATATGTGGACAATATCATTACTG CCTGGAGAATCAAGAGTATGGGAAGAGATTGTTCAGTCAGGTGATTGTCCACCAACATGTTGTAATTTTCCTGTCGCAGTAGCTCGTGAATCTATGTTCGTATTCAGTGGTCAGAGTGGTGCTAAAATCACTAATAGTCTCTTTCAATTCCACTTTCGAGAGAAACG GTGGACACGTATTTCAACGGAACATATACTTCGTGGTGCTCCACCACCACCAGCACGCCGATATGGCCACACTATGGTCAGTTTTGATAGACATCTTTATGTATTTGGTGGAGCTGCTGACTCCACCCTGCCTAATGATCTTCATTGCTATGATCTTGATACACAAACGTGGAATATCATATTGCCATCTGCCGATAGTCAG GTCCCATCTGGTCGTTTATTTCACGCAGCAGCAGTAATCGGGGAGGCGATGTTCATTTTCGGAGGTACAGTTGACAATAATGTGCGATCGGGGGAGACGTATCgatttcaattctcatcttATCCGAAGTGCACTTTACATGATGATTTTGGGAGACTCTTAAGTGGACGTCTCTTTTGTGACGTAGAATTTATAGTAGGGGATGCAGAAACCAAAATACCTGCTCATATAGCAATGGTATCAGCTCGTTCACAGTTTCTAAGGGCTTTGATTAGACAAGCCAGAGAGAAACGGGAGAAGCATCTCGAAGATGTGTTTGGAACTGTAGATGTACCGGTCAAGGACTTACCTTTATTAGAGGTGAGGCTAAAAGATGCAGTACCAGAGGCATTCGAAATGGTACTGAATTATATTTATACGGATCGCATCGATCCAACGAAAAGAAGTGATGATGGTTCGAGTAACCGTGTCGAAGATCCGCTGAGCAATCGAATTGTACTTCTTATGATGGACGTCTGTCGTTTGGCAGAACAATTCAATATGGTACGATTAGAACAACTGTGCGTTCATTATCTGAAAGCAACTATAAATCACGCAAATGTCTTGGAGGCATTGCACAATGCTACACATTTGCAACTTCATATCATAAAAGAATTTTGTTTAAGTTTTGTTGTGAAAGAAAGCAACTATAATCAAATTGTGATGAGTCAAGAATTTGAGAGTTTGGACCAACCTTTGATGGTAGAAATCATTAGAAGGAAATTGATGCCACCGACGAGAAGCTTCTCTAAACAAGATGATCCTGGCACAG GAACAACACTCGAGCAGGATATGGAGGCGTTTTTGAAGAGTGTTGGTCGAGAATTCTGTGATATAACCTTGATGTTAGATGGTGTGCCAATTCCTGCTCACAAAGCGATTCTTGCTGCACGATGTAGTTACTTTGAAGGCATGTTTCGTTCTTTTATGCCAGAAAACAACACAGTGAAT ATACAAATAGGAGAAATGATTCCATCTTCCGAATCATTCGATTCCTTATTGAAGTACATCTACTACGCAGATGTTTCTATGCCACCAGAAGACTCTTTATATCTATTTACCGCGCCAGTCTTTTATGGCTTTACGAATAATCGATTGCAAGCTTTCTGTAAACAAAATCTCGAAATGAATGTCACCTTTGAAAATGTGATTCAAATCTTGGAAGCTGCAGATCGAATGCAGGCTGTGGATATGAAGAAATATGCACTGAATCTCATCGTGCATCATTTTACAAAA GTTGCAAGGCTTCCGAGATTGAAACAGTTGAGCCGAGAACTTTTGTTAGACATTTTGGAGGCCTTAGCCGATGAACGCAGTGAGGCGCGCACGTGTCAAGATATGACGAACGATTGCTGA
- the Lztr1 gene encoding leucine zipper like transcription regulator 1 isoform X1: MKMDSMATAECLTLDFGPFETVHRWQRMPECDEFVGARRSKHTVVAYKDAIYVFGGDNGKRMLNDLLRFDVKEKSWGRAFATGAPPAPRYHHSAVVHDSSMFVFGGYTGDIHSNSNLTNKNDLFEYRFQTGQWTEWKFIGKTPVARSAHGAAVYDNKLWIFAGYDGNARLNDMWTISLLPGESRVWEEIVQSGDCPPTCCNFPVAVARESMFVFSGQSGAKITNSLFQFHFREKRWTRISTEHILRGAPPPPARRYGHTMVSFDRHLYVFGGAADSTLPNDLHCYDLDTQTWNIILPSADSQVPSGRLFHAAAVIGEAMFIFGGTVDNNVRSGETYRFQFSSYPKCTLHDDFGRLLSGRLFCDVEFIVGDAETKIPAHIAMVSARSQFLRALIRQAREKREKHLEDVFGTVDVPVKDLPLLEVRLKDAVPEAFEMVLNYIYTDRIDPTKRSDDGSSNRVEDPLSNRIVLLMMDVCRLAEQFNMVRLEQLCVHYLKATINHANVLEALHNATHLQLHIIKEFCLSFVVKESNYNQIVMSQEFESLDQPLMVEIIRRKLMPPTRSFSKQDDPGTGTTLEQDMEAFLKSVGREFCDITLMLDGVPIPAHKAILAARCSYFEGMFRSFMPENNTVNIQIGEMIPSSESFDSLLKYIYYADVSMPPEDSLYLFTAPVFYGFTNNRLQAFCKQNLEMNVTFENVIQILEAADRMQAVDMKKYALNLIVHHFTKVSILRQCNSFQFKEFFLFLLKIEYYVLTGCKASEIETVEPRTFVRHFGGLSR; this comes from the exons atgaaaatgGATAGCATGGCCACTGCAGAATGTTTGACTCTTGATTTTGGACCTTTTGAAACTGTCCATCGTTGGCAGCGTATGCCAGAGTGTGATGAATTCGTTGGTGCCAG GCGTAGCAAACACACTGTTGTAGCATACAAAGATGCAATATATGTTTTTGGCGGTGATAATGGTAAAAGAATGTTGAATGATTTGTTGCGATTCGATGTAAAAGAGAAATCCTGGGGACGTGCATTTGCAACAGGAGCACCTCCTGCTCCACGTTACCATCACTCTGCAGTTGTGCATGACTCTTCTATGTTTGTATTTGGTGGTTACACCGGTGACATACATTCCAATTCGAATCTCACCAATAAGAATGATTTGTTCGAGTATCGATTTCAAACTGGTCAATGGACAGAATGGAAATTCATTGGGAA AACACCTGTAGCCAGATCTGCACATGGAGCTGCTGTGTATGACAACAAATTATGGATATTTGCTGGCTATGATGGCAATGCAAGATTGAATGATATGTGGACAATATCATTACTG CCTGGAGAATCAAGAGTATGGGAAGAGATTGTTCAGTCAGGTGATTGTCCACCAACATGTTGTAATTTTCCTGTCGCAGTAGCTCGTGAATCTATGTTCGTATTCAGTGGTCAGAGTGGTGCTAAAATCACTAATAGTCTCTTTCAATTCCACTTTCGAGAGAAACG GTGGACACGTATTTCAACGGAACATATACTTCGTGGTGCTCCACCACCACCAGCACGCCGATATGGCCACACTATGGTCAGTTTTGATAGACATCTTTATGTATTTGGTGGAGCTGCTGACTCCACCCTGCCTAATGATCTTCATTGCTATGATCTTGATACACAAACGTGGAATATCATATTGCCATCTGCCGATAGTCAG GTCCCATCTGGTCGTTTATTTCACGCAGCAGCAGTAATCGGGGAGGCGATGTTCATTTTCGGAGGTACAGTTGACAATAATGTGCGATCGGGGGAGACGTATCgatttcaattctcatcttATCCGAAGTGCACTTTACATGATGATTTTGGGAGACTCTTAAGTGGACGTCTCTTTTGTGACGTAGAATTTATAGTAGGGGATGCAGAAACCAAAATACCTGCTCATATAGCAATGGTATCAGCTCGTTCACAGTTTCTAAGGGCTTTGATTAGACAAGCCAGAGAGAAACGGGAGAAGCATCTCGAAGATGTGTTTGGAACTGTAGATGTACCGGTCAAGGACTTACCTTTATTAGAGGTGAGGCTAAAAGATGCAGTACCAGAGGCATTCGAAATGGTACTGAATTATATTTATACGGATCGCATCGATCCAACGAAAAGAAGTGATGATGGTTCGAGTAACCGTGTCGAAGATCCGCTGAGCAATCGAATTGTACTTCTTATGATGGACGTCTGTCGTTTGGCAGAACAATTCAATATGGTACGATTAGAACAACTGTGCGTTCATTATCTGAAAGCAACTATAAATCACGCAAATGTCTTGGAGGCATTGCACAATGCTACACATTTGCAACTTCATATCATAAAAGAATTTTGTTTAAGTTTTGTTGTGAAAGAAAGCAACTATAATCAAATTGTGATGAGTCAAGAATTTGAGAGTTTGGACCAACCTTTGATGGTAGAAATCATTAGAAGGAAATTGATGCCACCGACGAGAAGCTTCTCTAAACAAGATGATCCTGGCACAG GAACAACACTCGAGCAGGATATGGAGGCGTTTTTGAAGAGTGTTGGTCGAGAATTCTGTGATATAACCTTGATGTTAGATGGTGTGCCAATTCCTGCTCACAAAGCGATTCTTGCTGCACGATGTAGTTACTTTGAAGGCATGTTTCGTTCTTTTATGCCAGAAAACAACACAGTGAAT ATACAAATAGGAGAAATGATTCCATCTTCCGAATCATTCGATTCCTTATTGAAGTACATCTACTACGCAGATGTTTCTATGCCACCAGAAGACTCTTTATATCTATTTACCGCGCCAGTCTTTTATGGCTTTACGAATAATCGATTGCAAGCTTTCTGTAAACAAAATCTCGAAATGAATGTCACCTTTGAAAATGTGATTCAAATCTTGGAAGCTGCAGATCGAATGCAGGCTGTGGATATGAAGAAATATGCACTGAATCTCATCGTGCATCATTTTACAAAAGTTAGTATTTTaagacaatgcaacagttttcagtTTAAagagttctttttatttttacttaaaatagaatattatgTTCTTACAGGTTGCAAGGCTTCCGAGATTGAAACAGTTGAGCCGAGAACTTTTGTTAGACATTTTGGAGGCCTTAGCCGATGA
- the Lztr1 gene encoding leucine zipper like transcription regulator 1 isoform X3 has protein sequence MKMDSMATAECLTLDFGPFETVHRWQRMPECDEFVGARTPVARSAHGAAVYDNKLWIFAGYDGNARLNDMWTISLLPGESRVWEEIVQSGDCPPTCCNFPVAVARESMFVFSGQSGAKITNSLFQFHFREKRWTRISTEHILRGAPPPPARRYGHTMVSFDRHLYVFGGAADSTLPNDLHCYDLDTQTWNIILPSADSQVPSGRLFHAAAVIGEAMFIFGGTVDNNVRSGETYRFQFSSYPKCTLHDDFGRLLSGRLFCDVEFIVGDAETKIPAHIAMVSARSQFLRALIRQAREKREKHLEDVFGTVDVPVKDLPLLEVRLKDAVPEAFEMVLNYIYTDRIDPTKRSDDGSSNRVEDPLSNRIVLLMMDVCRLAEQFNMVRLEQLCVHYLKATINHANVLEALHNATHLQLHIIKEFCLSFVVKESNYNQIVMSQEFESLDQPLMVEIIRRKLMPPTRSFSKQDDPGTGTTLEQDMEAFLKSVGREFCDITLMLDGVPIPAHKAILAARCSYFEGMFRSFMPENNTVNIQIGEMIPSSESFDSLLKYIYYADVSMPPEDSLYLFTAPVFYGFTNNRLQAFCKQNLEMNVTFENVIQILEAADRMQAVDMKKYALNLIVHHFTKVSILRQCNSFQFKEFFLFLLKIEYYVLTGCKASEIETVEPRTFVRHFGGLSR, from the exons atgaaaatgGATAGCATGGCCACTGCAGAATGTTTGACTCTTGATTTTGGACCTTTTGAAACTGTCCATCGTTGGCAGCGTATGCCAGAGTGTGATGAATTCGTTGGTGCCAG AACACCTGTAGCCAGATCTGCACATGGAGCTGCTGTGTATGACAACAAATTATGGATATTTGCTGGCTATGATGGCAATGCAAGATTGAATGATATGTGGACAATATCATTACTG CCTGGAGAATCAAGAGTATGGGAAGAGATTGTTCAGTCAGGTGATTGTCCACCAACATGTTGTAATTTTCCTGTCGCAGTAGCTCGTGAATCTATGTTCGTATTCAGTGGTCAGAGTGGTGCTAAAATCACTAATAGTCTCTTTCAATTCCACTTTCGAGAGAAACG GTGGACACGTATTTCAACGGAACATATACTTCGTGGTGCTCCACCACCACCAGCACGCCGATATGGCCACACTATGGTCAGTTTTGATAGACATCTTTATGTATTTGGTGGAGCTGCTGACTCCACCCTGCCTAATGATCTTCATTGCTATGATCTTGATACACAAACGTGGAATATCATATTGCCATCTGCCGATAGTCAG GTCCCATCTGGTCGTTTATTTCACGCAGCAGCAGTAATCGGGGAGGCGATGTTCATTTTCGGAGGTACAGTTGACAATAATGTGCGATCGGGGGAGACGTATCgatttcaattctcatcttATCCGAAGTGCACTTTACATGATGATTTTGGGAGACTCTTAAGTGGACGTCTCTTTTGTGACGTAGAATTTATAGTAGGGGATGCAGAAACCAAAATACCTGCTCATATAGCAATGGTATCAGCTCGTTCACAGTTTCTAAGGGCTTTGATTAGACAAGCCAGAGAGAAACGGGAGAAGCATCTCGAAGATGTGTTTGGAACTGTAGATGTACCGGTCAAGGACTTACCTTTATTAGAGGTGAGGCTAAAAGATGCAGTACCAGAGGCATTCGAAATGGTACTGAATTATATTTATACGGATCGCATCGATCCAACGAAAAGAAGTGATGATGGTTCGAGTAACCGTGTCGAAGATCCGCTGAGCAATCGAATTGTACTTCTTATGATGGACGTCTGTCGTTTGGCAGAACAATTCAATATGGTACGATTAGAACAACTGTGCGTTCATTATCTGAAAGCAACTATAAATCACGCAAATGTCTTGGAGGCATTGCACAATGCTACACATTTGCAACTTCATATCATAAAAGAATTTTGTTTAAGTTTTGTTGTGAAAGAAAGCAACTATAATCAAATTGTGATGAGTCAAGAATTTGAGAGTTTGGACCAACCTTTGATGGTAGAAATCATTAGAAGGAAATTGATGCCACCGACGAGAAGCTTCTCTAAACAAGATGATCCTGGCACAG GAACAACACTCGAGCAGGATATGGAGGCGTTTTTGAAGAGTGTTGGTCGAGAATTCTGTGATATAACCTTGATGTTAGATGGTGTGCCAATTCCTGCTCACAAAGCGATTCTTGCTGCACGATGTAGTTACTTTGAAGGCATGTTTCGTTCTTTTATGCCAGAAAACAACACAGTGAAT ATACAAATAGGAGAAATGATTCCATCTTCCGAATCATTCGATTCCTTATTGAAGTACATCTACTACGCAGATGTTTCTATGCCACCAGAAGACTCTTTATATCTATTTACCGCGCCAGTCTTTTATGGCTTTACGAATAATCGATTGCAAGCTTTCTGTAAACAAAATCTCGAAATGAATGTCACCTTTGAAAATGTGATTCAAATCTTGGAAGCTGCAGATCGAATGCAGGCTGTGGATATGAAGAAATATGCACTGAATCTCATCGTGCATCATTTTACAAAAGTTAGTATTTTaagacaatgcaacagttttcagtTTAAagagttctttttatttttacttaaaatagaatattatgTTCTTACAGGTTGCAAGGCTTCCGAGATTGAAACAGTTGAGCCGAGAACTTTTGTTAGACATTTTGGAGGCCTTAGCCGATGA
- the Lztr1 gene encoding leucine zipper like transcription regulator 1 isoform X4 has translation MKMDSMATAECLTLDFGPFETVHRWQRMPECDEFVGARRSKHTVVAYKDAIYVFGGDNGKRMLNDLLRFDVKEKSWGRAFATGAPPAPRYHHSAVVHDSSMFVFGGYTGDIHSNSNLTNKNDLFEYRFQTGQWTEWKFIGKTPVARSAHGAAVYDNKLWIFAGYDGNARLNDMWTISLLPGESRVWEEIVQSGDCPPTCCNFPVAVARESMFVFSGQSGAKITNSLFQFHFREKRWTRISTEHILRGAPPPPARRYGHTMVSFDRHLYVFGGAADSTLPNDLHCYDLDTQTWNIILPSADSQVPSGRLFHAAAVIGEAMFIFGGTVDNNVRSGETYRFQFSSYPKCTLHDDFGRLLSGRLFCDVEFIVGDAETKIPAHIAMVSARSQFLRALIRQAREKREKHLEDVFGTVDVPVKDLPLLEVRLKDAVPEAFEMVLNYIYTDRIDPTKRSDDGSSNRVEDPLSNRIVLLMMDVCRLAEQFNMVRLEQLCVHYLKATINHANVLEALHNATHLQLHIIKEFCLSFVVKESNYNQIVMSQEFESLDQPLMVEIIRRKLMPPTRSFSKQDDPGTGTTLEQDMEAFLKSVGREFCDITLMLDGVPIPAHKAILAARCSYFEGMFRSFMPENNTVNMFLCHQKTLYIYLPRQSFMALRIIDCKLSVNKISK, from the exons atgaaaatgGATAGCATGGCCACTGCAGAATGTTTGACTCTTGATTTTGGACCTTTTGAAACTGTCCATCGTTGGCAGCGTATGCCAGAGTGTGATGAATTCGTTGGTGCCAG GCGTAGCAAACACACTGTTGTAGCATACAAAGATGCAATATATGTTTTTGGCGGTGATAATGGTAAAAGAATGTTGAATGATTTGTTGCGATTCGATGTAAAAGAGAAATCCTGGGGACGTGCATTTGCAACAGGAGCACCTCCTGCTCCACGTTACCATCACTCTGCAGTTGTGCATGACTCTTCTATGTTTGTATTTGGTGGTTACACCGGTGACATACATTCCAATTCGAATCTCACCAATAAGAATGATTTGTTCGAGTATCGATTTCAAACTGGTCAATGGACAGAATGGAAATTCATTGGGAA AACACCTGTAGCCAGATCTGCACATGGAGCTGCTGTGTATGACAACAAATTATGGATATTTGCTGGCTATGATGGCAATGCAAGATTGAATGATATGTGGACAATATCATTACTG CCTGGAGAATCAAGAGTATGGGAAGAGATTGTTCAGTCAGGTGATTGTCCACCAACATGTTGTAATTTTCCTGTCGCAGTAGCTCGTGAATCTATGTTCGTATTCAGTGGTCAGAGTGGTGCTAAAATCACTAATAGTCTCTTTCAATTCCACTTTCGAGAGAAACG GTGGACACGTATTTCAACGGAACATATACTTCGTGGTGCTCCACCACCACCAGCACGCCGATATGGCCACACTATGGTCAGTTTTGATAGACATCTTTATGTATTTGGTGGAGCTGCTGACTCCACCCTGCCTAATGATCTTCATTGCTATGATCTTGATACACAAACGTGGAATATCATATTGCCATCTGCCGATAGTCAG GTCCCATCTGGTCGTTTATTTCACGCAGCAGCAGTAATCGGGGAGGCGATGTTCATTTTCGGAGGTACAGTTGACAATAATGTGCGATCGGGGGAGACGTATCgatttcaattctcatcttATCCGAAGTGCACTTTACATGATGATTTTGGGAGACTCTTAAGTGGACGTCTCTTTTGTGACGTAGAATTTATAGTAGGGGATGCAGAAACCAAAATACCTGCTCATATAGCAATGGTATCAGCTCGTTCACAGTTTCTAAGGGCTTTGATTAGACAAGCCAGAGAGAAACGGGAGAAGCATCTCGAAGATGTGTTTGGAACTGTAGATGTACCGGTCAAGGACTTACCTTTATTAGAGGTGAGGCTAAAAGATGCAGTACCAGAGGCATTCGAAATGGTACTGAATTATATTTATACGGATCGCATCGATCCAACGAAAAGAAGTGATGATGGTTCGAGTAACCGTGTCGAAGATCCGCTGAGCAATCGAATTGTACTTCTTATGATGGACGTCTGTCGTTTGGCAGAACAATTCAATATGGTACGATTAGAACAACTGTGCGTTCATTATCTGAAAGCAACTATAAATCACGCAAATGTCTTGGAGGCATTGCACAATGCTACACATTTGCAACTTCATATCATAAAAGAATTTTGTTTAAGTTTTGTTGTGAAAGAAAGCAACTATAATCAAATTGTGATGAGTCAAGAATTTGAGAGTTTGGACCAACCTTTGATGGTAGAAATCATTAGAAGGAAATTGATGCCACCGACGAGAAGCTTCTCTAAACAAGATGATCCTGGCACAG GAACAACACTCGAGCAGGATATGGAGGCGTTTTTGAAGAGTGTTGGTCGAGAATTCTGTGATATAACCTTGATGTTAGATGGTGTGCCAATTCCTGCTCACAAAGCGATTCTTGCTGCACGATGTAGTTACTTTGAAGGCATGTTTCGTTCTTTTATGCCAGAAAACAACACAGTGAAT ATGTTTCTATGCCACCAGAAGACTCTTTATATCTATTTACCGCGCCAGTCTTTTATGGCTTTACGAATAATCGATTGCAAGCTTTCTGTAAACAAAATCTCGAAATGA
- the LOC143177709 gene encoding uncharacterized protein LOC143177709 isoform X2: MSNNGTICISKWSEDPLDRLRLYWYIHRIPILEKTRTSGYRRRFRRSVQDGAGKTSIINQICVANGDENSYIVPPKSTQGSCIYRIKHGSYFYNVWDIGGADSTRKYWTAFLQDTDLLLFVVDASDPSKLSLAASTLKHLLDDARMDTVPILVIANKQDCPNALRPEEIKKALDLLSISPHKHKVDIIGCQTRPLPENPAERTEYTWHHPSMDIVRKKIFSMVT, from the exons ATGAGTAACAATGGTACGATATGTATTTCGAAATGGTCAGAAGATCCTTTGGATCGGTTGCGCTTGTATTGGTACATACATCGCATACCGATATTGGAAAAAACGAGAACTTCTGGCTATAGACGAAGGTTTCGAAGAAGTGTCCAAG ATGGAGCTGGAAAAACCTCTATCATAAATCAAATATGTGTTGCGAATGGTGATGAAAATTCTTACATTGTTCCTCCAAAATCAACACAAGGTTCCTGCATCTATAGGATAAAACAtggatcatatttttataatgtcTGGGATA TTGGAGGTGCAGATTCCACAAGAAAATATTGGACTGCTTTCCTTCAGGATACAGACCTCTTATTATTCGTAGTAGATGCATCTGATCCAAGTAAATTATCCTTGGCTGCTTCTACTCTTAAACATTTATTAGATGACGCAAGAATGGATACAGTACCGATTTTAGTAATTGCTAACAAGCAG GATTGTCCCAATGCTTTGAGACCAGAAGAAATTAAAAAAGCATTAGATTTATTAAGTATTTCCCCTCATAAGCACAAAGTAGATATAATTGGATGTCAAACAAGACCTTTACCTGAGAATCCAGCAGAAAGAACTGAATATACTTGGCATCATCCATCCATGGATATAGTTAGGAAAAAGATATTCTCCATGGTAACATGA
- the LOC143177709 gene encoding uncharacterized protein LOC143177709 isoform X1, whose product MVRYVFRNGQKILWIGCACIGTYIAYRYWKKRELLAIDEGFEEVSKIDDSHEKRVLLLGLDGAGKTSIINQICVANGDENSYIVPPKSTQGSCIYRIKHGSYFYNVWDIGGADSTRKYWTAFLQDTDLLLFVVDASDPSKLSLAASTLKHLLDDARMDTVPILVIANKQDCPNALRPEEIKKALDLLSISPHKHKVDIIGCQTRPLPENPAERTEYTWHHPSMDIVRKKIFSMVT is encoded by the exons ATGGTACGATATGTATTTCGAAATGGTCAGAAGATCCTTTGGATCGGTTGCGCTTGTATTGGTACATACATCGCATACCGATATTGGAAAAAACGAGAACTTCTGGCTATAGACGAAGGTTTCGAAGAAGTGTCCAAG attgatgatagtCATGAAAAACGGGTGCTTCTACTGGGTTTAGATGGAGCTGGAAAAACCTCTATCATAAATCAAATATGTGTTGCGAATGGTGATGAAAATTCTTACATTGTTCCTCCAAAATCAACACAAGGTTCCTGCATCTATAGGATAAAACAtggatcatatttttataatgtcTGGGATA TTGGAGGTGCAGATTCCACAAGAAAATATTGGACTGCTTTCCTTCAGGATACAGACCTCTTATTATTCGTAGTAGATGCATCTGATCCAAGTAAATTATCCTTGGCTGCTTCTACTCTTAAACATTTATTAGATGACGCAAGAATGGATACAGTACCGATTTTAGTAATTGCTAACAAGCAG GATTGTCCCAATGCTTTGAGACCAGAAGAAATTAAAAAAGCATTAGATTTATTAAGTATTTCCCCTCATAAGCACAAAGTAGATATAATTGGATGTCAAACAAGACCTTTACCTGAGAATCCAGCAGAAAGAACTGAATATACTTGGCATCATCCATCCATGGATATAGTTAGGAAAAAGATATTCTCCATGGTAACATGA
- the LOC143177710 gene encoding nucleolar protein 16 → MTKVRKVKRRKKYHVNINRKRLRNKLRKLPTIQCQELKQSWEVTKSTRTNLYDMGLAYNPNEILKIPNAKKEVIQDAKRKVIDSENMSESEEEEVIKEPTKGHIAKKLLAEAKTPRQRLLRLPNNQVHFLTYLMDKYGEDYKAMARDKKNYNQLTWKQIRAKIKMFKGIPEQYNEYLQSKNVQQ, encoded by the exons ATGACAAAAGTTAGAAAGGTGAAACGTAGGAAGAAGTATCATGTAAACATAAATCGTAAAAGACTGCGGAATAAGTTACGAAAATTACCAACGATACAATG TCAAGAATTAAAACAATCATGGGAAGTGACCAAATCTACACGTACTAACTTATATGATATGGGGTTAGCATATAATCCtaatgaaattttaaaaataccgAATGCCAAGAAAGAAGTCATTCAAGATGCAAAACGCAAAGTTATTGATTCTGAGAATATGTCAGAAAGTGAAGAGGAAGAGGTAATTAAGGAGCCCACGAAAGGTCATATAGCAAAAAAACTTCTAGCTGAAGCAAAAACTCCTAGACAAAGATTGTTGAGGTTACCAAATAATCAAGTGCATTTTCTTACATACTTAATGGATAAATATGGGGAAGATTATAAG GCTATGGCACGTGATAAGAAGAATTATAATCAGTTAACATGGAAACAAATACGTGCTAAAATTAAAATGTTTAAGGGTATCCCTGAGCAATATAATGAATATCTCCAAAGTAAAAATGTGCAACAATGA